A segment of the bacterium genome:
TATTATCGCCCACAGAGACCTACCGCTCCAACGGAACCTTCGGGCCTGAACTGTGGGATCCAACAGCCATAGCCATGGATCAACGTCATCACCTGTGGGTGGTGACCCGAACCGGCAGGCAGATCGAAATCGTAAAACCGGACGGCACCCCAGCGACTTTTTCACCCATCCACACCGGGCTCAACGTCGATTTCGATCAGGAACCGCTGGAGCCCATCTCAGCCCTGAGCTTTTGTCCGCCCAATGTCATGTGCGTCAGTTCCGGCAGCAGCCAGCGCATCTATCGCTATGATGCAGCCACCGGCGCTCCATTGCCCTCCATTGAACTCTCCTTTCAGCCTTCCGGATTGGCTTGCGACAAGATGGGCCACATCTTTGCGCTGGAGAACGGAAGCAGCCGTTGGCATGTTCTTTCTTATCTGGGGATTGAAATGCTGGGCAGCCCGCTGGGCATCGAACACACGGCCGAGGACATTGCCGTTCTTCACGACGGCAGCCGTGTGTTCATCAGCGATCGCAGCACCAACGGCGTCCAATGCTGGCGAGGAGCCATCGAGGGCTATCGGGTGCGCTATTGGCAGGAGTCTGATCTGCCGGCAGTGGATGTGGGGTGGGCCCGTATAGCCAGCAGCCGCTCAGATTACGTCTATGTGCCGCACAGCCAGCGCGGCGCGATCACTATCTTTAACCGCAGCGGAAAACCGGTGGAATATCTGCTGGGAGGCCAGCCGGGATTGAACGCACCCCGCGACATCGCCGTATCGGCCACCGGGGATTCACTCTATGTGATTGAATCCACCGGGTCGGGGCCCACCCATATTTTACAGTGGATAAAAAAAGACCTCTGAACCGCTGCACGATCAGCGTTTTCTCGACGTTCGGTTCCGGGCAATCAGAATGGAACAGGGCAGATCGTGCAGGGTTTGCTCCAGGTCATTGGGGAACAGCCGGTCCCACAGACCCGGCTCTTTTTTCGGCGCATGGATGACAAAGAGATCCGCGCCGATGTCACGGGCAAAAGCCAGGGAGGGGGAATGCTCCTTCTCATACAGACTCTGCACATGATAGCGGACATCCCAAGTCAACTGTTTGCTTAAATAGAGCTGCAGCTTTTTGTCCTCCCGCCCATAAATCTTTTTATAATCCTCAGGCGTCAGGACTCTGTTCTTTTTCAAAACGCTCTCAGGAATGCGAAACGCATGGGTGAAATAGAGATCTCTGGCGCCGTTCAACACCGCCAATTTGGCCGCCAGATCCACTCCGATATCGCTGGTGCGGTGGTATTCCACTGCGTGGTGGATCTTGCGAAATCCAACCGGTTCATCCGCAGGATTGATATACAACAACACGGAACACGGCGCCTGCCGGGCCAGATTACGCCCGACGGAGCCGAGATAATATTTGAAAAATCCTTCGCGCGGCAATACCCCTGCCACGATGAAATCCGCCTGATGCTCGCGGGCAGCCTGCAGCAACACCTCCTCCACCGCGCCGCTGCGCAGCACCAGCTCCAGATCGGTTGCGCCGGCAAAACGGGACTCTTCGATCATCTTGGCCATCCGCTCCCGGTTCTCCGCGCTGGGCTCGCCGGCGTGCACAATGACCGGCGACAGGCCCAGACAGGCCAGTAACGGCTGCGCTTCGTTCAGCAACGCCAAGGCACGGGGTGAGAACGAGGAGGCAACCAACGCCCGCTTTTTTGAAAAATCCACCGATTTCGCCGACATGGCTTGTACCGCTTTGCACTGAATGATTTGCCCATTTAGTTAATCGTTTAGTTTAATAAAATATTTTTAATTTGCCAAGGCTTTTTTATCCCTTGCATCTGGCGGTGGGATTCCTAAATTTATTTCTATGGCGAAGATTCGAACCCTAAAGGCTCAAGCGATGATCATGGGATCGGCCGCCACCCTCTGGCAACTCGTCCTGATGCGCGAATGGATGACGGTTTTTTACGGCAACGAACTGATCATCGGCCTCGTGCTGTCCGGCTGGCTGCTGTTCGTTGCCTTAGGCTGCCAGGCGGGGGATCGCTATGGCAGCGATCGTTGCACTCCGGCGCTCTTATGCGCTGTCTTTATCCTCTGCCTATGGGTCGTCTTTGTAAGCATCAAGCACCTGCGTGTGCTGGCGCAGATTCCAGCTGCAGAGGCGGTTTCGCTGCCGCACATGCTGGTATTCATGGCGCCGGCGCTGGGCCTGCCGTGCTTTATCTGGGGATGCTGGTTCAGCCGGCTGGCCGCACTGTTGGCAGCACATCGCATCCGTCATGCATCCACCTTGATTTATATCTATGAGTCCGCCGGCGCTGTGGCGGCCGGCCTGGCCTTTACCTTTTGTCTTGCCAAATGGTTCGACAATTTTTTCATCCTCCTTTGCCTCTCGTTCCTTCTCTGTCTCAGCATGGCCTTTCTGTTACGACGTTTGCGCTGGGTCTGGGCAGCGCTGGCCATTATCGCCCTGACCGTCTGCAAAGGCCCGTCTTGGGATCAGGCGCTGAATGAAAAATTC
Coding sequences within it:
- a CDS encoding universal stress protein codes for the protein MSAKSVDFSKKRALVASSFSPRALALLNEAQPLLACLGLSPVIVHAGEPSAENRERMAKMIEESRFAGATDLELVLRSGAVEEVLLQAAREHQADFIVAGVLPREGFFKYYLGSVGRNLARQAPCSVLLYINPADEPVGFRKIHHAVEYHRTSDIGVDLAAKLAVLNGARDLYFTHAFRIPESVLKKNRVLTPEDYKKIYGREDKKLQLYLSKQLTWDVRYHVQSLYEKEHSPSLAFARDIGADLFVIHAPKKEPGLWDRLFPNDLEQTLHDLPCSILIARNRTSRKR